From Coffea arabica cultivar ET-39 chromosome 2e, Coffea Arabica ET-39 HiFi, whole genome shotgun sequence, the proteins below share one genomic window:
- the LOC113731604 gene encoding uncharacterized protein isoform X2, with protein MAAALECWTSRASADEDMVEQVLMRTQDRSEAPPGNSNPATSSGGAFRDSSTMQKRLQRLSRNVSEAIASFKNSLNLDLVRDLPSSTQISRGENGRKHVWATVVRSLTQLYPGSQLPEKLVSNIRKHYDSLPDSYAQAGFEMKDVFLHMKLVEQSITEDQPALMTQEVSDDEANGSVVKLTFACNSPLSWPAMSGALDSASICCKKVQIFERKGLTLGIVMLLVQSGQEKLFKTQIESALKVALKKPKSTSMKLSFGLCGCQEDNARGREFGETDEDCVEQSYSNGIENGSPKVQLRVPLPTTSIVVSVDEWQTVQSGGNEIRKWLLSTDNLEFIDQIGATTFKGVYKGKRVGIETLKGCDKGNAYDFELREDLLELMTCGHKNILHFYGVCIDENHGLCVVTKLMEGGSVQDLMSKNKKLHTREIMRIAADVAEGIKFMNDHGVAYRDLNTQRILLDKHGNSCLGDMGIVAACKSTGEAMEYETDGYRWLAPEIISGDPEGVTETSMSNVYSFGMVLWEMVTGEIAYSAYSPVQAAVGIAACGLRPDIPKDCPQILRALMMKCWNNCPEKRPQFSDILSTLRRPINSCHDVAR; from the exons ATGGCTGCAGCTTTAGAATGCTGGACTAGTCGAGCTAGTGCAGATGAGGACATGGTGGAGCAAGTTTTGATGAGAACCCAGGACAGATCCGAAGCTCCTCCAGGAAACTCCAATCCTGCAACCTCCAGTGGAGGAGCTTTTAGAGACTCTTCCACAATGCAGAAGCGACTGCAGAGGCTGAGCCGCAATGTGTCTGAGGCTATTGCCTCTTTCAAGAACTCCCTTAACCTTGACTTGGTCCGTGATCTGCCCTCGTCGACACAGATTAGTCGTGGTGAAAATGGCCGAAAGCACGTTTGGGCCACTGTTGTACGGAGCTTAACTCAGCTTTATCCTGGTAGTCAACTCCCTGAAAAGCTTGTTTCCAACATTCGCAAGCATTATGATTCTCTACCAGACAG CTACGCACAAGCTGGATTTGAAATGAAGGATGTGTTTCTGCATATGAAATTGGTAGAGCAATCAATAACGGAGGACCAGCCAGCTTTAATGACACAAGAGGTGTCTGATGATGAGGCTAATGGGTCAGTAGTCAAGCTGACATTTGCATGTAACTCTCCACTTTCATGGCCAGCAATGTCGGGTGCACTTGATAGTGCTTCCATTTGTTGCAAGAAAGTTCAGATCTTTGAGAGGAAGGGATTGACATTGGGAATTGTCATGCTATTGGTTCAATCTGGGCaagaaaaattgttcaaaacccAGATTGAAAGTGCACTTAAAGTAGCTCTGAAGAAGCCAAAAAGTACCTCCATGAAGCTGTCCTTTGGGCTTTGCGGCTGTCAGGAGGATAATGCAAGGGGTAGAGAGTTTGGAGAGACGGATGAAGATTGTGTGGAGCAGAGTTATAGCAATGGGATTGAGAATGGCAGTCCTAAGGTTCAGTTACGAGTGCCTTTACCAACTACTTCCATTGTAGTTTCGGTTGATGAATGGCAGACAGTGCAATCAGGAGGCAATGAGATCAGGAAGTGGTTACTAAGTACTGATAATCTTGAGTTTATTGATCAGATTGGGGCTACTACATTTAAGGGGGTTTATAAGGGCAAAAGAGTTGGGATTGAGACGCTCAAGGGATGTGATAAGGGGAATGCATATGACTTCGAGCTTCGAGAGGATTTATTGGAGTTAATGACTTGTGGGCACAAGAACATTTTGCATTTTTATGGTGTTTGTATTGATGAAAATCACGGGTTATGTGTTGTGACTAAGTTGATGGAAGGCGGATCAGTTCAGGATTTGATGTCAAAGAACAAGAAGCTTCATACTAGGGAAATTATGAGGATTGCTGCTGATGTAGCAGAGGGAATCAAGTTCATGAATGATCATGGTGTAGCATATAGGGACCTCAATACCCAGCGGATTTTGTTAGACAAACATGGAAATTCTTGTTTGGGGGATATGGGAATAGTGGCAGCTTGCAAAAGTACTGGTGAGGCTATGGAGTATGAAACTGATGGTTACAGGTGGCTAGCTCCTGAG ATAATTTCAGGTGATCCAGAGGGTGTCACAGAGACATCAATGAGTAACGTGTATAGCTTTGGGATGGTATTATGGGAAATGGTTACTGGTGAGATTGCCTATTCTGCTTATTCACCAGTGCAAGCCGCTGTTGGAATAGCTGCATGTGGGCTTAGACCTGATATCCCGAAGGACTGCCCCCAAATACTTAGGGCTCTGATGATGAAGTGCTGGAATAACTGTCCGGAAAAGCGTCCTCAGTTCTCAGATATTCTATCAACATTGAGACGTCCTATTAACAGTTGCCATGACGTCGCTAGGTGA
- the LOC113731604 gene encoding uncharacterized protein isoform X1, whose amino-acid sequence MAAALECWTSRASADEDMVEQVLMRTQDRSEAPPGNSNPATSSGGAFRDSSTMQKRLQRLSRNVSEAIASFKNSLNLDLVRDLPSSTQISRGENGRKHVWATVVRSLTQLYPGSQLPEKLVSNIRKHYDSLPDSYAQAGFEMKDVFLHMKLVEQSITEDQPALMTQEVSDDEANGSVVKLTFACNSPLSWPAMSGALDSASICCKKVQIFERKGLTLGIVMLLVQSGQEKLFKTQIESALKVALKKPKSTSMKLSFGLCGCQEDNARGREFGETDEDCVEQSYSNGIENGSPKVQLRVPLPTTSIVVSVDEWQTVQSGGNEIRKWLLSTDNLEFIDQIGATTFKGVYKGKRVGIETLKGCDKGNAYDFELREDLLELMTCGHKNILHFYGVCIDENHGLCVVTKLMEGGSVQDLMSKNKKLHTREIMRIAADVAEGIKFMNDHGVAYRDLNTQRILLDKHGNSCLGDMGIVAACKSTGEAMEYETDGYRWLAPEVCMIISGDPEGVTETSMSNVYSFGMVLWEMVTGEIAYSAYSPVQAAVGIAACGLRPDIPKDCPQILRALMMKCWNNCPEKRPQFSDILSTLRRPINSCHDVAR is encoded by the exons ATGGCTGCAGCTTTAGAATGCTGGACTAGTCGAGCTAGTGCAGATGAGGACATGGTGGAGCAAGTTTTGATGAGAACCCAGGACAGATCCGAAGCTCCTCCAGGAAACTCCAATCCTGCAACCTCCAGTGGAGGAGCTTTTAGAGACTCTTCCACAATGCAGAAGCGACTGCAGAGGCTGAGCCGCAATGTGTCTGAGGCTATTGCCTCTTTCAAGAACTCCCTTAACCTTGACTTGGTCCGTGATCTGCCCTCGTCGACACAGATTAGTCGTGGTGAAAATGGCCGAAAGCACGTTTGGGCCACTGTTGTACGGAGCTTAACTCAGCTTTATCCTGGTAGTCAACTCCCTGAAAAGCTTGTTTCCAACATTCGCAAGCATTATGATTCTCTACCAGACAG CTACGCACAAGCTGGATTTGAAATGAAGGATGTGTTTCTGCATATGAAATTGGTAGAGCAATCAATAACGGAGGACCAGCCAGCTTTAATGACACAAGAGGTGTCTGATGATGAGGCTAATGGGTCAGTAGTCAAGCTGACATTTGCATGTAACTCTCCACTTTCATGGCCAGCAATGTCGGGTGCACTTGATAGTGCTTCCATTTGTTGCAAGAAAGTTCAGATCTTTGAGAGGAAGGGATTGACATTGGGAATTGTCATGCTATTGGTTCAATCTGGGCaagaaaaattgttcaaaacccAGATTGAAAGTGCACTTAAAGTAGCTCTGAAGAAGCCAAAAAGTACCTCCATGAAGCTGTCCTTTGGGCTTTGCGGCTGTCAGGAGGATAATGCAAGGGGTAGAGAGTTTGGAGAGACGGATGAAGATTGTGTGGAGCAGAGTTATAGCAATGGGATTGAGAATGGCAGTCCTAAGGTTCAGTTACGAGTGCCTTTACCAACTACTTCCATTGTAGTTTCGGTTGATGAATGGCAGACAGTGCAATCAGGAGGCAATGAGATCAGGAAGTGGTTACTAAGTACTGATAATCTTGAGTTTATTGATCAGATTGGGGCTACTACATTTAAGGGGGTTTATAAGGGCAAAAGAGTTGGGATTGAGACGCTCAAGGGATGTGATAAGGGGAATGCATATGACTTCGAGCTTCGAGAGGATTTATTGGAGTTAATGACTTGTGGGCACAAGAACATTTTGCATTTTTATGGTGTTTGTATTGATGAAAATCACGGGTTATGTGTTGTGACTAAGTTGATGGAAGGCGGATCAGTTCAGGATTTGATGTCAAAGAACAAGAAGCTTCATACTAGGGAAATTATGAGGATTGCTGCTGATGTAGCAGAGGGAATCAAGTTCATGAATGATCATGGTGTAGCATATAGGGACCTCAATACCCAGCGGATTTTGTTAGACAAACATGGAAATTCTTGTTTGGGGGATATGGGAATAGTGGCAGCTTGCAAAAGTACTGGTGAGGCTATGGAGTATGAAACTGATGGTTACAGGTGGCTAGCTCCTGAGGTTTGTATG ATAATTTCAGGTGATCCAGAGGGTGTCACAGAGACATCAATGAGTAACGTGTATAGCTTTGGGATGGTATTATGGGAAATGGTTACTGGTGAGATTGCCTATTCTGCTTATTCACCAGTGCAAGCCGCTGTTGGAATAGCTGCATGTGGGCTTAGACCTGATATCCCGAAGGACTGCCCCCAAATACTTAGGGCTCTGATGATGAAGTGCTGGAATAACTGTCCGGAAAAGCGTCCTCAGTTCTCAGATATTCTATCAACATTGAGACGTCCTATTAACAGTTGCCATGACGTCGCTAGGTGA
- the LOC113731606 gene encoding methylmalonate-semialdehyde dehydrogenase [acylating], mitochondrial-like isoform X1 — MVMTSYMELNDTLEMLPPPPGSFIDREELIQHVGEFALSQGYVVTIKQSKKDKVVVLGCDRGGVYRNRRKPVDESSGELARKRKTGSRLTNCPFELVGKKEDGLWVLTVKNGSHNHEALKDISEHPSARRFTEKEVMLIKEMTEAGLKPRQILKRLRQSNPELLSTPKHVYNVKAKLRQGNLTVRRLKTLRPQASVEGNSQPSTTNEPSWRKRCPPRVPNLIGGRFVDSQSSISVDVINPATQQVVSQVPLTTAEEFKAAVFAAKRAFPTWRNTPVTTRQRIMFKLQELIRRDVEKIALNITTEQGKALKDAYNDVDRGLEVVEHACGMATLQMGDFASNISNGIDSYSIREPLGVCAGISPHNFPAMIPLWMIPIAVTCGNTFILKPSEKAPGACMLLAELAMEAGLPNGVLNMVHGTNDIVNAICDDENIKAVSFVGSDAAGRYVHERASASGKRIQANIGAKNFAVVMPDANVDATLNALVAAGFGAAGQRCTAVSTVIFVGGSKLWEDKLVERAKALKVNAGTEPGADVGPVICKPVKERICKLIQAGVDDGARLVLDGRQIVVPQFELGNFIGPSVLFDVTEDMEIYKEGVSGPVLLCMQANSLDEAINIINRNKYGVGASIFTASGAAARKFQAEIESGQVGINVAVPAPLPFVSFTGSKGSFAGDLNFYGKAGVHFYTQIKTVTQQWKDFLNGDGASAEFPSQDLLGLTPTMQPPDFPSNDTVSLGFNSRDFSNGDGASLGLNDGEFSSSDGESLPEKHSKDVTPNSGDGISPTVSPSNGLNWTLNF; from the exons ATG GTCATGACTAGTTACATGGAGTTAAATGATACCCTCGAGATGCTTCCACCTCCACCCGGGAGCTTCATTGATCGTGAAGAACTTATTCAACATGTTGGGGAGTTTGCTTTGTCCCAGGGATATGTTGTTACTATCAAACAGTCTAAGAAGGACAAAGTGGTAGTGCTTGGATGTGACAGAGGAGGTGTTTATAGAAACAGACGTAAACCTGTTGATGAGTCCTCTGGTGAACTTGCTCGCAAAAGAAAAACTGGTTCACGGCTCACAAACTGTCCGTTCGAACTTGTGGGTAAGAAAGAAGATGGCTTATGGGTACTCACCGTTAAGAATGGTTCTCACAACCATGAAGCCCTCAAGGACATATCTGAGCATCCCTCTGCTCGTCGCTTCACAGAAAAAGAAGTCATGCTAATTAAGGAGATGACAGAAGCTGGTCTGAAACCACGCCAAATTTTAAAGAGACTAAGACAAAGCAATCCAGAGCTTTTGTCAACACCAAAGCATGTTTACAATGTCAAAGCCAAGCTGCGACAAGGAAATCTTACAG TGAGGAGATTAAAAACATTAAGACCTCAAGCATCTGTTGAGGGTAACTCTCAGCCTTCAACAACTAATGAGCCATCATGGAGGAAACGATGTCCTCCG AGGGTACCTAATCTGATTGGTGGTAGGTTTGTTGACTCTCAATCATCAATATCCGTTGACGTTATAAACCCT GCAACACAGCAAGTGGTATCACAAGTCCCTTTGACAACTGCTGAGGAATTTAAGGCTGCTGTTTTCGCAGCAAAAAGAGCTTTTCCCACGTGGCGGAACACACCTGTCACAACACGTCAACGCATTATGTTCAAGCTTCAAGAACTCATCCGAAGAGATGTC GAGAAGATTGCCCTTAATATTACGACCGAGCAGGGAAAGGCGTTGAAGGATGCATATAATGATGTGGATCGTGGGCTTG AGGTGGTAGAACATGCTTGTGGAATGGCAACTCTGCAGATGGGCGACTTTGCATCTAATATATCTAACGGGATTGATTCTTACAGTATTAGAGAGCCTCTGGGTGTTTGTGCTGGGATTTCGCCTCACAACTTTCCCGCAATGATTCCATTATGG ATGATTCCAATTGCAGTTACATGTGGCAACACCTTTATATTGAAACCATCAGAGAAAGCTCCAG GGGCTTGTATGCTACTTGCCGAACTAGCAATGGAAGCTGGTTTGCCTAATGGTGTCCTCAATATGGTTCATGGCACAAAT GATATTGTCAATGCCATCTGCGATGACGAGAATATAAAAGCTGTATCTTTTGTTGGTTCAGATGCC GCTGGGAGGTACGTTCATGAAAGAGCATCAGCTAGTGGTAAACGCATTCAA GCCAACATTGGAGCCAAGAATTTTGCAGTTGTCATGCCTGATGCAAATGTGGATGCTACTCTGAATGCTTTAGTTGCTGCTGGTTTTGGAGCTGCTGGACAAAGGTGTACGGCAGTTAGCACGGTGATTTTTGTTGGAGGGTCAAAGTTATG GGAAGACAAACTGGTGGAGAGGGCCAAAGCACTTAAAGTAAATGCAGGAACTGAACCTGGTGCAGATGTTGGCCCAGTGATTTGCAAGCCG GTCAAGGAACGGATATGCAAATTGATCCAAGCTGGTGTTGATGACGGAGCCAGATTAGTTCTTGATGGGAGACAAATTGTG GTTCCACAATTTGAGCTGGGCAATTTTATTGGTCCATCAGTCTTGTTTGATGTCACAGAGGACATGGAAATCTATAAG GAGGGAGTGTCTGGTCCAGTTCTCCTGTGTATGCAG GCCAATAGCTTAGACGAGGCCATTAACATTATCAACAGaaataa ATATGGCGTTGGAGCTTCTATATTTACTGCATCTGGTGCAGCTGCAAGGAAATTCCAGGCTGAAATCGAGTCTGGGCAG GTTGGCATAAATGTTGCGGTTCCTGCTCCATTGCCATTTGTTTCGTTCACTGGGTCCAAGGGTTCTTTTGCCGGAGATCTGAATTTCTATG GCAAAGCAGGAGTTCACTTCTACACACAGATCAAAACTGTGACTCAGCAGTGGAAGGATTTTCTTAATGGCGATGGGGCATCTGCAGAATTTCCGTCACAGGATCTCCTAGGGTTGACACCAACAATGCAACCACCCGATTTTCCAAGTAATGATACAGTATCTTTGGGATTCAATTCAAGGGATTTCTCAAATGGTGATGGAGCATCTCTGGGGTTGAATGACGGAGAATTTTCGAGTAGTGATGGGGAATCACTGCCAGAAAAACATTCAAAGGATGTTACACCCAACAGTGGTGACGGAATTTCCCCAACAGTGTCACCATCTAATGGACTAAACTGGACTCTCAATTTTTAG
- the LOC113731606 gene encoding methylmalonate-semialdehyde dehydrogenase [acylating], mitochondrial-like isoform X2 produces MTSYMELNDTLEMLPPPPGSFIDREELIQHVGEFALSQGYVVTIKQSKKDKVVVLGCDRGGVYRNRRKPVDESSGELARKRKTGSRLTNCPFELVGKKEDGLWVLTVKNGSHNHEALKDISEHPSARRFTEKEVMLIKEMTEAGLKPRQILKRLRQSNPELLSTPKHVYNVKAKLRQGNLTVRRLKTLRPQASVEGNSQPSTTNEPSWRKRCPPRVPNLIGGRFVDSQSSISVDVINPATQQVVSQVPLTTAEEFKAAVFAAKRAFPTWRNTPVTTRQRIMFKLQELIRRDVEKIALNITTEQGKALKDAYNDVDRGLEVVEHACGMATLQMGDFASNISNGIDSYSIREPLGVCAGISPHNFPAMIPLWMIPIAVTCGNTFILKPSEKAPGACMLLAELAMEAGLPNGVLNMVHGTNDIVNAICDDENIKAVSFVGSDAAGRYVHERASASGKRIQANIGAKNFAVVMPDANVDATLNALVAAGFGAAGQRCTAVSTVIFVGGSKLWEDKLVERAKALKVNAGTEPGADVGPVICKPVKERICKLIQAGVDDGARLVLDGRQIVVPQFELGNFIGPSVLFDVTEDMEIYKEGVSGPVLLCMQANSLDEAINIINRNKYGVGASIFTASGAAARKFQAEIESGQVGINVAVPAPLPFVSFTGSKGSFAGDLNFYGKAGVHFYTQIKTVTQQWKDFLNGDGASAEFPSQDLLGLTPTMQPPDFPSNDTVSLGFNSRDFSNGDGASLGLNDGEFSSSDGESLPEKHSKDVTPNSGDGISPTVSPSNGLNWTLNF; encoded by the exons ATGACTAGTTACATGGAGTTAAATGATACCCTCGAGATGCTTCCACCTCCACCCGGGAGCTTCATTGATCGTGAAGAACTTATTCAACATGTTGGGGAGTTTGCTTTGTCCCAGGGATATGTTGTTACTATCAAACAGTCTAAGAAGGACAAAGTGGTAGTGCTTGGATGTGACAGAGGAGGTGTTTATAGAAACAGACGTAAACCTGTTGATGAGTCCTCTGGTGAACTTGCTCGCAAAAGAAAAACTGGTTCACGGCTCACAAACTGTCCGTTCGAACTTGTGGGTAAGAAAGAAGATGGCTTATGGGTACTCACCGTTAAGAATGGTTCTCACAACCATGAAGCCCTCAAGGACATATCTGAGCATCCCTCTGCTCGTCGCTTCACAGAAAAAGAAGTCATGCTAATTAAGGAGATGACAGAAGCTGGTCTGAAACCACGCCAAATTTTAAAGAGACTAAGACAAAGCAATCCAGAGCTTTTGTCAACACCAAAGCATGTTTACAATGTCAAAGCCAAGCTGCGACAAGGAAATCTTACAG TGAGGAGATTAAAAACATTAAGACCTCAAGCATCTGTTGAGGGTAACTCTCAGCCTTCAACAACTAATGAGCCATCATGGAGGAAACGATGTCCTCCG AGGGTACCTAATCTGATTGGTGGTAGGTTTGTTGACTCTCAATCATCAATATCCGTTGACGTTATAAACCCT GCAACACAGCAAGTGGTATCACAAGTCCCTTTGACAACTGCTGAGGAATTTAAGGCTGCTGTTTTCGCAGCAAAAAGAGCTTTTCCCACGTGGCGGAACACACCTGTCACAACACGTCAACGCATTATGTTCAAGCTTCAAGAACTCATCCGAAGAGATGTC GAGAAGATTGCCCTTAATATTACGACCGAGCAGGGAAAGGCGTTGAAGGATGCATATAATGATGTGGATCGTGGGCTTG AGGTGGTAGAACATGCTTGTGGAATGGCAACTCTGCAGATGGGCGACTTTGCATCTAATATATCTAACGGGATTGATTCTTACAGTATTAGAGAGCCTCTGGGTGTTTGTGCTGGGATTTCGCCTCACAACTTTCCCGCAATGATTCCATTATGG ATGATTCCAATTGCAGTTACATGTGGCAACACCTTTATATTGAAACCATCAGAGAAAGCTCCAG GGGCTTGTATGCTACTTGCCGAACTAGCAATGGAAGCTGGTTTGCCTAATGGTGTCCTCAATATGGTTCATGGCACAAAT GATATTGTCAATGCCATCTGCGATGACGAGAATATAAAAGCTGTATCTTTTGTTGGTTCAGATGCC GCTGGGAGGTACGTTCATGAAAGAGCATCAGCTAGTGGTAAACGCATTCAA GCCAACATTGGAGCCAAGAATTTTGCAGTTGTCATGCCTGATGCAAATGTGGATGCTACTCTGAATGCTTTAGTTGCTGCTGGTTTTGGAGCTGCTGGACAAAGGTGTACGGCAGTTAGCACGGTGATTTTTGTTGGAGGGTCAAAGTTATG GGAAGACAAACTGGTGGAGAGGGCCAAAGCACTTAAAGTAAATGCAGGAACTGAACCTGGTGCAGATGTTGGCCCAGTGATTTGCAAGCCG GTCAAGGAACGGATATGCAAATTGATCCAAGCTGGTGTTGATGACGGAGCCAGATTAGTTCTTGATGGGAGACAAATTGTG GTTCCACAATTTGAGCTGGGCAATTTTATTGGTCCATCAGTCTTGTTTGATGTCACAGAGGACATGGAAATCTATAAG GAGGGAGTGTCTGGTCCAGTTCTCCTGTGTATGCAG GCCAATAGCTTAGACGAGGCCATTAACATTATCAACAGaaataa ATATGGCGTTGGAGCTTCTATATTTACTGCATCTGGTGCAGCTGCAAGGAAATTCCAGGCTGAAATCGAGTCTGGGCAG GTTGGCATAAATGTTGCGGTTCCTGCTCCATTGCCATTTGTTTCGTTCACTGGGTCCAAGGGTTCTTTTGCCGGAGATCTGAATTTCTATG GCAAAGCAGGAGTTCACTTCTACACACAGATCAAAACTGTGACTCAGCAGTGGAAGGATTTTCTTAATGGCGATGGGGCATCTGCAGAATTTCCGTCACAGGATCTCCTAGGGTTGACACCAACAATGCAACCACCCGATTTTCCAAGTAATGATACAGTATCTTTGGGATTCAATTCAAGGGATTTCTCAAATGGTGATGGAGCATCTCTGGGGTTGAATGACGGAGAATTTTCGAGTAGTGATGGGGAATCACTGCCAGAAAAACATTCAAAGGATGTTACACCCAACAGTGGTGACGGAATTTCCCCAACAGTGTCACCATCTAATGGACTAAACTGGACTCTCAATTTTTAG
- the LOC113731608 gene encoding uncharacterized protein, which yields MSETETSEIHSNTKSEETSNIPQTGDLQSIQAAYRLNGKNYLKWSQFVQTFLKGKGKISHLLGTGPKKGDPKFAAWDEEDSMVMSWLWNSMLPEISDTCMFLPTAQDIWTTIRQTYSKAGDAALIYEIKTKISATKQGNLFVTQYANLLQNLWQELDQYRCVQMVCSEDAATLKSFIEKDRVYDFLAGLNVEFDQVRIQILGKERLSSLNETISLIRAEENRREVMLEPKTLEGSAMISTKSNKDTIWCTYCKKSSHTRDDCFKLHGKEQVLSRKGGFKGRKAHLTAGEDQTQEKSNQAGMGEFKKEEIEKLRNLLNSLEKSSSTCSLAQSGFGYGEDDWTC from the exons ATGTCTGAAACTGAAACATCAGAAATCCACTCCAATACCAAATCAGAGGAGACCTCAAATATTCCACAAACAGGGGATTTGCAGAGTATCCAGGCAGCCTACAGGCTCAACGGGAAAAACTATTTGAAGTGGTCACAATTTGTTCAAACATTTCTCAAAGGAAAGGGCAAAATCAGCCACTTGCTTGGAACTGGACCGAAAAAGGGAGATCCTAAATTCGCTGCTTGGGATGAAGAGGATTCTATGGTCATGTCATGGCTGTGGAATTCCATGTTACCTGAAATAAGCGATACTTGCATGTTCCTACCAACAGCTCAAGATATATGGACTACTATTCGACAGACCTATTCAAAGGCAGGAGATGCTGCCCTAATCTATGAGATCAAAACAAAGATCTCAGCCACTAAACAGGGCAACCTTTTTGTTACTCAATATGCCAACCTTCTGCAAAATCTATGGCAGGAACTGGACCAATATCGGTGTGTTCAGATGGTGTGTAGTGAAGATGCAGCCACCTTGAAAAGCTTTATCGAAAAGGATAGAGTTTATGACTTCCTTGCAGGTCTGAATGTGGAATTTGATCAGGTCAGAATCCAGATATTGGGGAAGGAAAGATTATCATCTCTGAATGAGACAATATCATTGATTCGAGCTGAAGAGAACAGGCGAGAAGTCATGTTAGAGCCTAAAACATTAGAAGGCTCTGCAATGATTTCTACAAAGTCAAATAAAGACACAATTTGGTGCACGTACTGCAAAAAATCAAGCCATACGCGAGATGATTGCTTCAAACTCCATGGGAAGGAACAAGTCCTTAGTCGTAAAGGAGGATTCAAAGGGCGAAAAGCCCACTTAACTGCTGGAGAAGAccaaacacaagaaaaatccAACCAGGCTGGTATGGGAGAattcaagaaagaagaaatcgAAAAGCTAAGAAACCTCCTAAATTCCCTTGAAAAGTCCTCTAGTACGTGTTCATTGGCTCAATCAG GATTTGGTTACGGGGAGGACGATTGGACTTGCTAA